In the Muricauda sp. MAR_2010_75 genome, one interval contains:
- a CDS encoding DUF5695 domain-containing protein translates to MKNRLFWIGLLLFFGTIFRMEAQGYWGRIEQREPTLGIAEVYEKFNTPDFQLKLVKASQTVAALRPVKALNFDFNPGDRLELRDKDSLYHLGDINLRIKDANGNWMDFSTATARAAVTPLEVSGNILAAADLANTLPKDIPVSVKRYYELDNDQLVIRFEITNTQSTPVEIGALGIPMIFNNILEGKSLTETHAQNVFFDPYIGKDAGYLEVKRLSGRGPALLVLPKENMSFEAYRPLLDDLTRRSIVFEGFHEWMVYSKAYADNEWKGVEQWNTPTSLVLQPNDTKNFALKLVLSEGIKDIQETLVKEERPVATGVPGYVVPQDVDAQLFLNYKSGVSSIIVEPKDALDVKEDGATASGLKKFRVSGKKWGRARVTVTYVDGLKQTINYKVIKPEEEVISDFGRFLTNEQWFDDPNDPFGRNPSAITYDYDKKEQVTQDSRVWISGLSDEGGAGSWLAAVMKQLVQPDREEIVKLQKFVDNTLWGGIQYSDGPLKYGVKKSLFYYEPDSLPKGTYSDTINYGTWAAWDHKHANDPGRSYNYPHVAAAYWVLYRLARYHEGLVDNRSWQWYLENAYHTSVAMVEKAPYYAQFGQMEGSVFLLILEDLKNEAFEDMAANLEERMKERANHWRALDYPFGSEMPWDSTGQEEVYMWSDYFGYDRKAWVTLSAILAYMPTMPHWAYNGNARRYWDFLYGGKAGKTSRVERQIHHYGSSLNAIPVLKHFRKNPDDLYLLKVGYGGLLGGISNITQDGFGPAAFHSFPSTLKIDGITGDYGSGFYGYAVNSATYITQDADLGWLAFGGNLTQKGAILEVDITTAAKSRVYIAPKKMWLTLDAGTFDKVSYNTKTEKVEITLGGKDDYTPNAFLRVDAENISLPFEKVRGAYKIPLDSKEQKIVI, encoded by the coding sequence ATGAAGAATAGGCTATTTTGGATTGGACTGCTATTGTTTTTTGGTACCATTTTTAGAATGGAAGCCCAAGGATATTGGGGACGAATTGAGCAACGGGAGCCTACCTTGGGTATTGCAGAGGTGTATGAAAAGTTCAATACACCTGATTTTCAACTGAAGTTGGTCAAGGCATCACAAACTGTGGCCGCACTTCGTCCTGTCAAGGCATTGAATTTTGATTTTAACCCTGGGGACCGATTGGAGCTTCGAGACAAGGATAGTTTGTATCACTTGGGCGACATCAACCTTAGAATAAAGGACGCCAATGGCAATTGGATGGATTTCTCTACGGCAACCGCTAGGGCAGCGGTAACACCATTGGAAGTGAGCGGTAACATTTTGGCCGCTGCTGATTTGGCCAATACATTGCCCAAAGACATTCCGGTATCCGTAAAACGCTATTATGAATTGGATAATGACCAGTTGGTGATACGATTTGAAATAACCAATACGCAAAGCACACCTGTTGAAATTGGCGCTTTGGGAATTCCTATGATTTTCAACAATATTTTGGAAGGAAAATCTTTGACCGAGACGCATGCCCAAAACGTATTTTTTGATCCTTACATTGGAAAAGATGCCGGTTATTTGGAGGTGAAGCGCCTTAGCGGAAGAGGACCCGCGTTATTGGTACTTCCTAAGGAAAATATGTCTTTTGAAGCCTATCGACCACTTTTGGATGATCTTACCAGAAGAAGTATTGTTTTTGAAGGCTTCCATGAGTGGATGGTCTATAGCAAGGCCTATGCTGATAACGAATGGAAAGGTGTGGAGCAGTGGAACACGCCGACCTCTTTGGTGCTACAGCCCAACGATACCAAGAATTTTGCATTAAAGCTGGTCCTGTCCGAAGGGATAAAAGACATACAGGAAACCTTGGTGAAAGAGGAGCGTCCTGTGGCAACCGGAGTTCCCGGCTATGTGGTGCCCCAAGATGTAGATGCCCAGTTGTTCCTCAACTACAAAAGTGGAGTGAGTTCCATAATTGTAGAGCCTAAAGACGCTTTGGATGTAAAAGAAGATGGCGCTACGGCATCAGGATTAAAAAAATTTAGGGTCTCAGGAAAAAAATGGGGGAGAGCTCGGGTTACTGTCACCTATGTGGACGGATTAAAACAGACCATCAACTATAAAGTAATAAAGCCCGAGGAGGAAGTCATTTCCGATTTTGGTCGTTTTTTGACCAACGAACAATGGTTCGATGACCCAAATGATCCTTTCGGAAGAAACCCATCTGCCATCACCTATGATTATGATAAGAAAGAGCAGGTAACCCAAGACAGTAGGGTTTGGATCAGTGGTTTAAGTGATGAAGGAGGTGCTGGTAGTTGGTTGGCTGCGGTAATGAAGCAATTGGTGCAACCCGATCGCGAGGAAATCGTGAAACTTCAGAAATTTGTGGACAACACACTGTGGGGTGGAATTCAATATAGCGATGGTCCACTAAAATATGGAGTGAAAAAAAGTCTGTTCTACTACGAACCCGATTCATTGCCCAAAGGCACCTATAGTGATACAATCAATTATGGTACATGGGCGGCTTGGGATCACAAACATGCGAATGATCCAGGTAGATCATATAATTATCCCCACGTAGCGGCGGCCTATTGGGTGCTTTATCGTTTGGCTCGATATCATGAAGGCTTGGTGGATAATAGATCTTGGCAATGGTATTTGGAAAACGCCTACCACACCAGTGTGGCGATGGTGGAAAAAGCGCCATATTATGCCCAATTCGGTCAAATGGAAGGTTCTGTGTTCCTGCTGATTTTGGAAGACCTTAAAAATGAGGCTTTTGAAGATATGGCCGCTAATTTGGAGGAACGCATGAAGGAACGTGCCAACCATTGGAGGGCATTGGATTATCCGTTTGGCAGTGAAATGCCATGGGATTCCACAGGTCAGGAAGAGGTATATATGTGGTCCGATTATTTTGGCTATGATCGAAAAGCATGGGTCACTTTGAGTGCTATTTTGGCCTATATGCCCACCATGCCCCACTGGGCGTATAATGGAAATGCCCGAAGATATTGGGATTTCTTGTACGGGGGCAAAGCAGGGAAAACTTCTCGTGTAGAACGTCAAATCCATCACTATGGCTCTTCCTTGAACGCTATTCCTGTATTGAAACACTTCAGAAAGAACCCTGATGATCTCTATCTTTTAAAAGTAGGCTATGGTGGTCTTTTGGGCGGAATTTCAAATATTACCCAAGATGGTTTTGGCCCAGCAGCCTTTCACAGTTTTCCATCTACCTTAAAAATAGATGGTATTACTGGGGATTATGGTTCCGGTTTTTATGGCTATGCCGTGAATTCGGCAACCTACATTACCCAAGATGCGGATTTAGGGTGGTTGGCTTTCGGTGGAAACCTGACCCAAAAGGGAGCTATCCTTGAAGTGGATATTACTACCGCTGCAAAATCAAGGGTTTACATTGCTCCCAAAAAAATGTGGCTGACTTTGGATGCCGGAACTTTTGATAAAGTGAGCTACAACACTAAAACTGAGAAAGTTGAAATCACCCTTGGAGGCAAAGATGATTATACACCAAACGCTTTTTTACGAGTGGATGCTGAAAACATCAGTCTCCCCTTCGAGAAAGTCAGGGGGGCGTACAAAATTCCATTGGATAGTAAAGAGCAAAAAATAGTAATATAA
- a CDS encoding DUF885 family protein: MKIKKTGLMLAFLITNLATAQTSKLADLVDEFRADTRALDRTYIIDESEEYYQRFTDFYENWEKKIGALDFNALSQQERVDYILLKNKVAEEAYFLDQSYTAFKEVADVANFTKELFPFIKERRRGKKPDAKLIAQNLNNAAKAIDSEMESRKSKPFKDWQTAEKASSVVTSFQKGLEEAYGFYYSYDPDFTWWAEKPYVALDEKLTAYAEFLKNNYSQTSVKDDGSGIIGKPIGEAALNESLAMEFIPYSPADLIKTAEEQFAWCKNEMIKASREMGYGDDWRKALEHTKNTYVPAGEQPQAILDLYDHSVKFIEDRDLITLPDLAKETWGMIMMTPERQKVNPFFTGGRNISISYPTDGMAHDDKLMSMRGNNPNFSFPTVQHELLPGHNLQFFMTSRHKNYRGAFSTPFWTEGWALYWEIILWNKDFPVTPEQKMGMLFWRIHRCARIIFSLKFHLGEMTPQECIDLLVDEVGHEYANAEAEVRRSFTTSYPPLYQLAYMMGGLQFYALRNEMLEKGWTEKQFHDRVMHEGRIPVELLRALLQDLPLSKNYKTKWKFSTAFN, from the coding sequence ATGAAGATTAAAAAAACAGGGCTGATGTTGGCTTTTTTGATTACCAATTTAGCCACGGCGCAAACAAGCAAACTGGCCGATTTGGTAGATGAGTTTCGGGCGGATACCCGTGCTTTGGATCGTACCTACATCATTGATGAATCGGAGGAGTATTACCAACGCTTTACCGATTTTTACGAAAATTGGGAAAAGAAAATTGGAGCCCTGGATTTTAATGCACTCTCCCAACAAGAGAGGGTAGACTATATTCTTCTAAAGAATAAAGTGGCTGAAGAAGCTTATTTTTTGGATCAAAGTTATACCGCATTCAAAGAGGTGGCTGATGTGGCCAACTTTACCAAAGAACTCTTTCCTTTCATCAAGGAAAGGCGAAGGGGTAAAAAACCAGATGCAAAACTTATTGCTCAAAATCTGAACAATGCCGCTAAAGCTATCGACTCCGAGATGGAATCCAGAAAATCTAAACCTTTCAAGGATTGGCAAACTGCAGAAAAAGCTTCCAGTGTTGTAACATCCTTTCAAAAAGGATTGGAAGAGGCATATGGTTTTTACTATAGCTACGACCCCGATTTTACGTGGTGGGCCGAAAAACCCTATGTGGCCTTGGACGAAAAACTTACCGCCTACGCTGAGTTTTTGAAAAATAACTATTCGCAGACCAGTGTTAAGGACGATGGCAGTGGGATTATTGGTAAGCCCATTGGCGAAGCTGCCCTCAATGAAAGTCTGGCCATGGAATTTATTCCGTACTCTCCAGCCGATTTAATCAAGACAGCAGAGGAACAATTTGCATGGTGCAAGAATGAAATGATCAAGGCTTCCCGTGAAATGGGATATGGGGACGATTGGAGAAAAGCACTGGAGCATACCAAGAATACGTATGTGCCTGCGGGAGAACAACCACAGGCCATTTTGGATTTGTACGACCATTCTGTAAAGTTTATTGAAGATAGAGATCTTATCACCTTGCCAGATTTGGCCAAAGAAACTTGGGGCATGATCATGATGACGCCAGAGCGCCAAAAAGTGAACCCATTTTTTACAGGAGGAAGAAATATCAGCATTTCGTATCCTACGGATGGGATGGCCCATGATGACAAATTGATGAGCATGCGAGGCAACAACCCCAATTTCTCATTTCCCACCGTGCAGCACGAATTGTTGCCAGGCCACAACCTGCAATTCTTTATGACGAGCCGTCATAAAAATTATCGTGGTGCTTTTTCAACACCTTTTTGGACAGAAGGATGGGCCTTGTATTGGGAAATTATTTTGTGGAACAAGGATTTTCCAGTAACTCCGGAACAAAAAATGGGAATGTTGTTTTGGAGAATCCACCGATGTGCCCGTATCATTTTTTCATTGAAGTTCCATTTGGGTGAAATGACCCCTCAAGAATGCATTGATCTTTTGGTGGATGAAGTGGGGCACGAATACGCCAATGCCGAAGCAGAAGTAAGGCGTTCCTTTACCACCAGCTACCCCCCATTGTACCAATTGGCCTACATGATGGGAGGATTGCAGTTTTATGCTTTACGAAACGAAATGTTGGAGAAAGGATGGACCGAAAAGCAATTTCATGATAGGGTAATGCATGAAGGAAGAATACCAGTGGAATTACTGAGGGCTCTACTTCAAGATTTACCACTGAGCAAGAATTATAAAACCAAGTGGAAGTTTTCCACAGCTTTTAATTAA
- a CDS encoding beta-L-arabinofuranosidase domain-containing protein, with protein MKLNKLFVGVVLVFCALGTTSVMAQEGDQILDGIGETGLIARYVFDGDTKDWSRNNLHATLEGSEPIFVEDEYFNKVLSLPKDKEAFITIPGEAVTNEESISITGWVHIESAQPGARLFDFGTSTKSHFTIAPTGTQDKKGVQVELSSGDGDMYNTSSSALETGRWNHLAVIINIPSKTVNTYVNGRKAGEATDVELILEQVFDFENGGNNKLYIGKSLGGNDPYLTAKLHDFRIYRIPLSEGQVVRILRGSFRGNGDDDERKEEVNLPQFDANTPQLYNEYLTSVSDVEVETVVGFLPRLPRFVEGTYGNGVKGPKEVRVLWPAPIDNSQVSQPGKYTITGRISGTNLKPKATVTVKAAAAASTPSRTLEGFELNQVSLNTDGQGHQTKFIENRDKFINTLAETNPDLFLYMFRNAFGQEQPEGAEPLRGWDSQETKLRGHATGHYLTAIAQAYASTDYDAALQSNFADKMNYMVEVLYELSQMAGKPKQAGGPHVSDPTAVPPGPGKEGYDSNLSEEGIRTDYWNWGEGFISAYPPDQFIMLENGASYGGQPTQVWAPYYTLHKILAGLMDIYDVCGNEKALEIAKDMGTWVHARLSQVPTDTLISMWNTYIAGEFGGMNEAMARLYRMTDDRQFLEVAQLFDNIKMFFGDAEHSHGLAKNVDTFRGLHANQHIPQIMGALEIYRDSNAPEYYHVADNFWYKAKNDYMYSIGGVAGARNPTNAECFIGQPATLYENGFSAGGQNETCATYNMLKLSRNLFLFDQRAELMDYYERGLYNHILASVAEDSPANTYHVPLRPGSVKRFGNSNMTGFTCCNGTALESSTKLQNSIYFKSQDDKALYVNLFIPSTLKWTEKNITVVQKTAFPREDNTQLTIKGKGKFDLNVRVPHWATKGFFVKINGKTEKVNATPGTYLTLSRKWKDGDIVDIQMPFEFHLDPVMDQQNIASLFYGPVLLVAQEPEPRDDWRKVTFDAENIGKNIQGDPKTLEFTIDGVSFKPFYETYGRHSVYLDVTLE; from the coding sequence ATGAAATTAAATAAGTTGTTCGTTGGTGTGGTATTGGTTTTTTGTGCTTTGGGCACGACCAGCGTAATGGCACAGGAAGGTGATCAAATATTGGATGGAATCGGTGAAACAGGATTGATAGCCAGATATGTTTTTGATGGAGATACCAAGGATTGGTCAAGAAATAATTTGCACGCTACCCTTGAAGGTTCAGAACCCATTTTTGTGGAGGACGAATACTTTAACAAAGTACTTTCGCTGCCTAAGGATAAAGAAGCGTTTATTACGATTCCTGGTGAAGCGGTGACCAATGAAGAATCCATTAGTATTACAGGCTGGGTGCACATTGAATCGGCACAACCTGGCGCAAGACTTTTTGATTTTGGAACTAGTACCAAATCCCACTTTACAATTGCCCCTACCGGAACCCAAGACAAAAAGGGCGTACAAGTTGAGCTTTCTTCAGGTGATGGAGATATGTACAATACTAGTTCTTCAGCCTTGGAAACCGGTAGGTGGAACCATTTGGCCGTAATCATCAATATTCCTTCCAAAACTGTGAACACCTATGTCAATGGAAGAAAAGCTGGTGAAGCAACAGATGTGGAATTGATTTTGGAGCAGGTCTTCGATTTTGAAAATGGAGGCAATAATAAACTCTATATTGGAAAATCATTGGGCGGTAATGACCCATACCTGACTGCCAAATTGCATGATTTTAGAATCTACCGAATTCCTTTGAGTGAAGGGCAAGTGGTTCGAATCCTTCGTGGATCGTTTAGAGGAAATGGAGACGATGATGAAAGAAAGGAGGAAGTCAATCTTCCACAATTTGATGCTAATACACCTCAGCTTTATAACGAATACCTGACTTCTGTTTCTGATGTTGAGGTGGAAACCGTGGTTGGATTCTTGCCAAGATTACCCCGTTTTGTGGAAGGGACTTACGGAAATGGTGTAAAGGGACCCAAGGAAGTGCGTGTGCTTTGGCCTGCACCTATTGATAATTCCCAAGTAAGTCAACCTGGAAAGTATACCATAACCGGCAGAATTTCTGGAACAAATTTAAAACCCAAAGCAACGGTTACTGTAAAAGCAGCTGCGGCGGCTTCAACTCCTAGCCGTACCTTGGAAGGTTTTGAACTGAATCAGGTATCCTTGAATACTGATGGCCAAGGGCATCAAACAAAATTCATTGAGAACCGGGATAAGTTTATTAACACATTGGCAGAAACCAATCCTGATTTGTTTTTGTACATGTTCCGAAACGCATTTGGGCAAGAACAGCCTGAAGGTGCAGAGCCATTGCGGGGTTGGGACAGTCAAGAGACCAAATTGCGTGGCCATGCTACAGGGCATTATCTAACCGCTATTGCCCAAGCCTACGCCAGTACCGATTATGATGCAGCTTTGCAGTCGAATTTTGCTGACAAAATGAATTATATGGTAGAAGTGTTGTATGAATTGTCACAAATGGCCGGAAAACCAAAACAAGCTGGAGGTCCGCATGTATCCGACCCAACTGCCGTTCCTCCAGGTCCAGGTAAAGAAGGGTATGATTCAAATCTTAGTGAAGAGGGTATTCGCACCGATTACTGGAACTGGGGCGAAGGGTTCATCAGTGCCTATCCTCCTGATCAGTTTATCATGTTGGAGAATGGAGCCTCTTACGGAGGTCAACCCACCCAAGTTTGGGCACCCTACTACACTTTGCACAAAATTTTGGCCGGGTTGATGGATATTTATGACGTATGCGGTAATGAAAAGGCCTTGGAAATCGCCAAAGATATGGGAACTTGGGTGCATGCCCGATTGAGTCAAGTGCCCACCGATACCCTCATCAGCATGTGGAATACCTACATTGCTGGGGAGTTTGGGGGTATGAACGAGGCCATGGCACGTTTATACAGAATGACGGATGACCGTCAATTCTTGGAAGTGGCCCAATTGTTCGATAATATTAAAATGTTCTTTGGCGATGCCGAGCATTCCCATGGATTGGCCAAAAATGTGGATACTTTCCGAGGGCTACATGCCAATCAGCATATTCCACAGATTATGGGAGCTTTGGAAATCTATCGTGATTCCAATGCTCCTGAATACTATCATGTGGCCGATAACTTTTGGTACAAAGCGAAGAACGACTACATGTACAGCATCGGAGGAGTTGCCGGAGCCCGTAACCCCACAAATGCCGAGTGTTTCATCGGACAACCCGCTACATTGTATGAAAACGGATTTTCTGCTGGTGGACAGAATGAGACTTGTGCTACCTACAACATGCTTAAATTGAGCCGAAATCTATTCCTATTTGATCAGCGTGCAGAATTGATGGATTACTATGAACGTGGATTGTACAATCATATTTTGGCTTCAGTAGCGGAGGATAGCCCTGCCAATACCTACCATGTTCCATTGCGACCTGGTTCTGTAAAACGTTTCGGAAATTCAAACATGACCGGATTTACCTGTTGTAATGGTACTGCTTTGGAAAGTAGCACTAAACTTCAGAATTCAATCTATTTTAAAAGCCAGGATGATAAGGCGTTGTATGTAAACCTTTTTATTCCATCCACATTAAAATGGACCGAAAAAAATATCACTGTTGTGCAAAAAACAGCATTTCCAAGGGAAGACAATACCCAGTTGACCATTAAGGGCAAAGGAAAGTTTGATTTGAATGTTCGTGTACCCCATTGGGCAACCAAAGGCTTTTTTGTGAAAATCAACGGAAAGACCGAAAAAGTAAATGCAACTCCAGGTACCTATCTTACCTTATCACGCAAATGGAAGGATGGAGACATTGTGGATATTCAAATGCCATTTGAATTTCATTTAGATCCAGTCATGGATCAACAGAACATTGCCAGCCTTTTCTATGGCCCTGTGTTATTGGTGGCCCAAGAGCCAGAGCCAAGGGATGATTGGCGTAAAGTGACGTTTGATGCTGAGAATATTGGTAAAAATATTCAGGGAGATCCAAAAACTTTGGAATTCACCATAGATGGGGTATCGTTTAAGCCCTTCTATGAAACATATGGACGTCATTCTGTGTATCTGGATGTTACCTTGGAATAA
- a CDS encoding S9 family peptidase has protein sequence MESFAKKISVFFILITCGTTLAQGTLREYKKAIIVDSLFRDKVYNSPSSFHWLDINLMWYANNSSNGKKYLLVDPEKKTQNECFDHDALASLLSKEFNEEVDSKDIDISRLEFNEDLSELTFVYGETKVAYNLKANTLKVIDPEGGKRDSNRRYWGNRFDEKSNPPVISPDSTKTAFIKNDNLYIKDNATNEETRLSFDGAPGFFYSTYIKWSPDGNKIMAYKVRPGDDRKIYFVESSPEDQFQPKLQSRDYLKPGDELPFKSPQLFLVDSKKHIQVSTDEFSHQFGLNRIDWREDSRAFTFEYNQRGHQAYKVIEVNASTGKLKVLVNETSDTFIDYSSKKYRYDVEDGKEMIWTSERNGWNHIYLYDNNGKVKKQLTKGEWVVREVIHVDEDNREVYFTASGVDKDQDPYFLHYFKVDFDGKNLTRFTKEDGNHNVTFSEDYTYYVDQYSKVDTPPITVLKSAKNSKKVMDLQQADHSELLKEGWIAPEVFTAKGRDGVTDIWGVIIRPTSFDPNKTYPVIEYIYAGPHSSFVPKDFRSYYWSMSSIAELGFIVVQIDGMGTSNRSKAFHDVCWQNLKDGGFPDRKLWIKAAAQKYPYMNAEKVGIFGTSAGGQNSAAALVFNSDFYDVAVSSCGCHDNRMDKIWWNEQFMGYPIGPHYAASSNIENAAQMGGNLMLILGEVDDNVDPSTTMQFANALIKANKNFELVTIPGMGHSSGGDFGERKRKDFFVKHLMGVDPPSWEEVYE, from the coding sequence ATGGAATCTTTTGCGAAAAAAATAAGTGTATTTTTTATACTTATAACCTGTGGAACCACATTGGCCCAGGGCACATTAAGGGAATATAAAAAGGCGATTATTGTGGATTCGCTTTTTAGGGATAAAGTATACAATTCCCCTTCTTCTTTTCATTGGTTGGACATCAATTTGATGTGGTATGCGAACAATTCGTCCAACGGAAAAAAGTATTTGTTGGTTGACCCGGAGAAAAAAACACAAAATGAATGTTTTGATCATGATGCCTTGGCCTCTTTACTATCCAAAGAATTCAATGAAGAGGTTGACTCAAAGGATATCGATATCAGTAGACTGGAGTTCAATGAAGACCTCTCTGAGCTTACTTTTGTTTATGGTGAAACCAAGGTTGCCTATAATTTAAAAGCCAATACTTTAAAAGTAATTGACCCGGAAGGAGGGAAAAGAGATTCCAATAGAAGGTATTGGGGCAATAGGTTTGATGAGAAAAGCAACCCTCCGGTAATTTCACCAGATTCGACTAAGACAGCTTTCATTAAAAATGATAATCTGTACATAAAGGACAATGCCACAAATGAAGAAACCCGCTTGAGCTTCGATGGAGCCCCAGGTTTTTTCTATTCAACGTATATAAAATGGTCTCCGGATGGTAACAAGATCATGGCGTACAAAGTACGTCCCGGGGATGATCGCAAGATTTATTTTGTGGAATCTAGCCCTGAAGACCAGTTTCAGCCCAAGCTACAATCCCGGGATTATCTAAAGCCTGGTGATGAGTTACCATTTAAGAGTCCCCAATTGTTTTTGGTGGATTCCAAAAAGCATATTCAAGTGTCCACGGATGAGTTTAGCCATCAATTTGGCCTAAATCGAATCGATTGGAGAGAAGATAGCCGTGCTTTTACCTTCGAATACAATCAAAGAGGACATCAGGCTTATAAAGTTATTGAAGTGAATGCTTCCACCGGAAAATTGAAGGTCTTGGTTAATGAAACCAGCGACACCTTTATCGATTACAGCAGCAAAAAATACCGCTACGATGTGGAAGATGGTAAAGAAATGATTTGGACTTCGGAACGGAATGGTTGGAACCACATTTACTTGTACGATAACAATGGTAAGGTAAAAAAACAATTGACCAAAGGCGAATGGGTGGTTCGCGAGGTGATTCATGTGGATGAGGATAATCGAGAGGTCTACTTTACCGCCAGTGGAGTGGACAAGGATCAAGACCCTTATTTTCTACATTATTTCAAGGTGGATTTTGATGGAAAGAACCTTACTCGTTTTACCAAAGAGGATGGAAATCACAACGTAACTTTTTCAGAGGACTATACCTACTATGTAGACCAATACTCCAAAGTGGATACCCCTCCTATTACCGTCTTGAAATCAGCTAAGAACAGTAAAAAAGTTATGGACTTGCAGCAAGCGGACCATTCCGAACTTTTAAAGGAAGGTTGGATTGCCCCTGAAGTTTTTACGGCAAAAGGTCGTGATGGCGTCACCGATATTTGGGGAGTGATTATTCGCCCTACCTCTTTTGACCCCAACAAAACCTATCCGGTGATAGAGTACATTTATGCCGGGCCACACAGTTCTTTTGTTCCCAAAGATTTTAGATCGTACTATTGGTCCATGTCTTCCATAGCTGAGTTGGGCTTTATTGTGGTTCAAATTGATGGAATGGGAACGTCCAATAGATCAAAAGCGTTCCATGATGTATGCTGGCAAAACCTAAAAGATGGCGGTTTCCCGGATAGAAAATTATGGATCAAGGCCGCGGCCCAAAAATATCCATATATGAATGCTGAGAAAGTGGGCATCTTTGGTACATCGGCTGGGGGGCAGAACTCCGCTGCCGCCTTGGTATTTAATTCAGATTTTTATGACGTGGCGGTTTCTTCCTGCGGATGTCACGACAACCGAATGGATAAAATTTGGTGGAATGAGCAATTTATGGGATACCCTATTGGTCCTCACTACGCTGCATCCTCCAATATTGAGAATGCCGCCCAAATGGGTGGTAATTTAATGCTTATCTTAGGTGAGGTTGATGACAATGTGGATCCCTCCACAACCATGCAATTTGCCAATGCCCTTATAAAAGCCAATAAGAACTTTGAACTGGTGACCATACCAGGTATGGGGCATTCATCCGGTGGCGATTTTGGGGAGCGTAAGCGTAAAGACTTTTTTGTAAAGCACTTAATGGGTGTTGATCCCCCTTCTTGGGAGGAAGTTTACGAGTAG
- a CDS encoding FAD-binding oxidoreductase: protein MKRVVIVGGGISGLCSAYYLVQEGFQVTILDKSDLSTGASFINAGYITPSHFIPLAAPGIITQGLKWMLDSSSPFYIKPRWDVDFFKWTLLFKKSAKKFHVKKAIPIIKELNLKSRDLYEEMLSAVNFPFQYEKKGLLMAYRTAKSEEEELEVAEMAVKEGLDAVALSKEEVHKMQPVFSDDVIGAVHYKCDAHMTPNYFMAQMKTWLKSKGVIFEFNQTVEEFVVKNKKITAIKTKDEVFEADEFVLASGTWTSKLAKSLNLYVPVQGGKGYSMDVSRNTGITMPAILVDAKVAVTPMEGFTRFAGTMEFSGNNNIVRKERVEALAGAVKNYYADFEINQDEKDRATSGLRPVSPDGLPYIGKTSKYDNLTIAAGHAMMGWSLGPITGKLVTEGITKKRASLDLKPLSPERFK from the coding sequence ATGAAGAGAGTTGTAATAGTTGGTGGAGGAATTTCAGGGCTCTGCAGTGCCTATTATTTGGTACAAGAAGGATTTCAGGTGACCATTTTGGATAAATCGGACCTGTCAACTGGTGCCTCGTTTATTAATGCAGGATATATAACCCCGAGCCATTTTATTCCATTGGCGGCCCCCGGTATCATTACACAAGGATTAAAATGGATGTTGGACAGTTCCAGTCCATTCTACATAAAACCTAGATGGGACGTTGATTTTTTTAAATGGACCTTATTGTTTAAAAAATCAGCTAAAAAATTCCATGTAAAAAAGGCCATTCCAATCATAAAGGAACTCAATTTAAAGAGTAGGGATTTGTATGAGGAAATGCTTTCAGCAGTAAATTTTCCATTTCAGTATGAGAAAAAGGGATTGTTGATGGCCTACAGAACTGCTAAAAGCGAAGAAGAGGAATTGGAAGTTGCTGAAATGGCAGTTAAGGAAGGTTTGGACGCTGTGGCACTTTCCAAAGAGGAAGTTCATAAAATGCAGCCTGTATTTTCTGATGATGTCATTGGTGCGGTCCACTACAAATGCGATGCGCACATGACCCCAAATTACTTTATGGCACAAATGAAAACATGGCTAAAATCCAAAGGGGTCATTTTTGAGTTCAATCAAACCGTTGAGGAATTTGTGGTCAAGAATAAGAAAATTACAGCCATAAAAACCAAGGATGAGGTCTTTGAGGCCGATGAATTTGTGTTGGCCAGCGGCACTTGGACTTCAAAATTGGCAAAATCGCTTAATCTCTATGTTCCTGTGCAAGGTGGAAAAGGATACAGCATGGATGTGAGTCGGAATACGGGAATTACCATGCCAGCTATTTTGGTGGATGCCAAAGTGGCGGTAACGCCCATGGAAGGTTTTACTCGTTTTGCGGGGACCATGGAATTTTCAGGAAACAACAACATTGTGCGCAAAGAACGTGTTGAGGCGCTCGCCGGGGCCGTAAAAAACTATTATGCCGACTTTGAAATCAATCAGGATGAAAAAGATAGGGCGACTTCAGGGCTTAGGCCTGTTTCCCCAGATGGACTTCCCTACATTGGTAAGACTTCAAAATATGATAATTTGACCATTGCTGCAGGTCATGCCATGATGGGATGGAGTTTGGGTCCCATTACGGGTAAATTGGTTACAGAAGGCATTACCAAAAAAAGAGCATCACTGGATTTGAAACCACTTTCCCCAGAACGTTTCAAATAG